The genomic stretch TGcttggacccagattcaatccctgtaaCCCCATCTGCTACCCCCTATACTGtgctgcctgccaggagtcagtTCGGAGCACAATTTGGTGTGGCCCAGACCCCAACCAAataatatactttctttttttctccttaatttttatttatttattttgggccacacccagcggtgctcagtcaggggctactcctggctgtgcttaggaattactactggtggatTTGGAGGAGCACAAGGGATGGTGTGTTGATGGTAACTGAACCAggtttggccatgtacaaggcaaatgccttacctgttatgctatcaatttggcccctattttaaaagaaatgtattcACAAtagatttcttaaaattaaactgATTTTAAATACAGTCATAAAAGCTGCAGATTTTAGATTGTTATTAGAGGCAAGCGGCTTTGCGACCAAGGTAATACCAGGAGATTCACAGACTGAAGCAAGCAGACTTTATATCTGGCATGCCAGGGCTGACTGCTTCCCAGAGAATGGAGACCGACCCTGACCCAAGATTTCAAGCAGCTTATATACTCTTCAGATCATTCCATTACATCCTCAGTTACACAAAACTACATAAAAGCTACATTTCAAAGGTCCCACAGGTCTACATAAATTTTAATTCACACCATACAATCCCCCTTCCTAGAGCAGCTTATCTCAGCTTACATTCTGGTGGTCATTTCTGGAGATGTGGTTTGCATCCTCCTCCGAAATTTCACTGGCGCCCGTGAATTGTTTTATTGCCTGGCTGCCAGGTGTCCTCAAGGCTGAAGGTGCCTGGGAACCTGGGAGCAGCAGGACAGTGTGAGTTGCTTTCAACATCAGGGGGCCCTGGGAATGGTACTGAATCTCTTTAGGGGTCCTCAGAGCCAGAGGGGCCTAGGAACTTGGGAACAGCAGGACAGCGAATTAAGAACTAGAAACTAACAGCTTAgctaaattttagtaaaattataaGATTATCTAtacaagttttcttattttccttcagttatactcacatatatatatatatatatatatatatatatatatatatatatatatatatatatatatatatatatatatatatatagtgtgtgtgtgtgtgtgtgtgtgtgtgtatcagccAAAAGTTCATCACATGTTCCTGTGCCACAACATGAAtgaaagtttttgtttggggccatatttggcaGTGATTGGAGCTTACGCCTGGATCTGTACACAGGATCACTCTGTAATGCTGTGGGTTGAACAGGGGTTGCCAGTATTTAAGACGAAAGGACCTGAACCTCCTATAGATGATAGGGCCTATACTCTCTCCCACTACTTAGTCAGAATTTTTGTGTTTCAAGTTTTGTTTTCCATATTTACATAACACCATCTCCATATTCTTGGAAAATCCTACCACCATTTTGAGGAAGGAAAACAAAGGTTATTTACAGCCAGAACTCACATCGCAGCAAAGAGTGCAACTAAAAATGGCAAAGCAGCAGCTTCAGTAGCAAACAGCTGAACTCAGTAAAAGACTTTCTTTAGAGTGAGGCAGGAAGGGGAACCCCCAGATTGTGGGAGGGTTTCCTAAAGTGGGATCCAGAAAAAGGCTGAATACCTTTGATGGCTCTTTAACAAAGGTGGGTGGAGAGCTTTTATTAGGCTCAAATAATGTAGCAAGTAAAGCAGGGAAAGAGGTCAAGAGGATTTTCTTCAGGTGTCTCAAGCAGGTGGGTCTGGACATTCAGGTTCTTAGGCATCACCTAGGCCCACTCCTGACCTGCCAccaggtgatttcttttttgtaaagGGCTAAATTTCTAATCTCATCCTGCTGTTTTCCTTTGTCTTTGTACCATGGACAAAGGGCAGCCAGACAACAACAAATTGTGGGGGCTAGAGGGGAAAAGTGAAATTGGATCTGTTCATCAATTCCATCAAGGCCTCTCTGAGCTCCTCAGAACCTCTTTCTAGAACACACTACATTTACTTGCTTTCCTGAGACAGAAAGGGagcttttgttgtgttttgttattCCCTTCTGCTCCGAATACTGTTGATTTATTTCGGAGACAAGTTTCCTACTCAACATGAAAATACTGTCTGCTTAACTGAAAGGAGGCCAACAATTGACAaggagggtggggggggggggttgttccagtatgcagaaaaaaaaaatctctgagaaCAAATGTTTTGTTAGATCTCCAGATGcaatctctgttctctttctaagATACATTTATTTCAGAAGTGACATTTCTATCACAAAAGGCAACTTCTAGTCTATATCCAGGAGAAACTTTTACCATTCCTTTAACTACTTAAGAAATGATAActagggccaggcggtggcgctaaaggtaaggtgcctgccttgcctgagctagccttggacggacctcggtttgatcccccggtgtcccatatggtcccccaagccaggagcaacttctgagcacatagccaggagtaacccctgagcattatcgggtgtggcccaaaaatcaaaaaaaaaaaaaaaaaaaaaaaaagaaatgataactaGGGTAGTGCACCAAGATTGGGGACGGAAGGACCCaaacccagcagagttcaggagttactcctacctttgagctcaggaaatcactcctggtagggtgtCCGAGACTATACAGGTCAAAATGGTCATTGATGTGCGTGCCTGAcatgctgaactattgctccagcactgaTAATTAAAACTTTGATGACAAATAGCATTTCCATTTCTATGTATATGGTTGGACAACTTTGAATTACAGAGCAGCTGTTCTTTGTCCTGAGTCATGCTGGCCCCATAAGACTCATGTCCTAGGACCTAGGTCAGAAGAATATGCCTTCATTTCCCACCATTGCTTTTAAAATGCATATGGATGACACTACATAGATGCAATTAAAATAGCTCTTTTCACCTAGTCATCTGTGCATTTGATTGTTCAACCAGGTCGAGAAGAACCAGAGGGgaaaaggacatttttttttcttctgtaccCACAAtttcctaattaaaaataaactttatgccAGAGGAATATGTCATTACCTTCTGAGCTAAGGCAAAACTctgaatcaaaatatttttatctatacaTAAAgattttaagggctggagagatagcatggaagtaaggcatttaccttttatgcagaaagactgtggttcgaatcctgggcatcccatatggttctcgtgtctgccagggacaattttctgagcatggagccaggagtaacacctgagcgctgccgggtgtgacccaaaaaccaaacccccccccaaatttttttaagtctcagaaattaaatgtatatacaataatatgaaattatataaCTTGCTACTCTCGCTCTGATAAACAACCATCATTGCTTCctgaaaaaattctaaattctagtagTTTTAAATAATGGGAATTCACACCTAATTTTTGGTATGTGGGAAAACTTGGGAATAGACTGGCCTTTTTAAGAACAAGAAGTGAGACTTTTGGGTAAGCAAAAACACTCACTTCAtggtttttccttttccttttttgcattttgggccacacctggaggtgctcagaggttattcctggctctgcactcagaaatcaactcaTGGGAGTGTTAGGGGGTACAATATGCAGTgcctgggttcaaacctgggctggccacctccgaggcaagcactgtactataCTATCCTGTCCAAACTAATTTTAAACTAGTCAGACTCTATCAGAACGATACTTTCTCCAAGATTTTGAAATTCTGCAACCTACCTATCTTGAAGGATAAACTTCTCCAGTCTTTTCCAGGTCTACTAAATTCCTTGCTGGTGGTTGGTAGATTCCTCTTAAACCCACCGTTTAATCTTTCCACTTTGGTCCCCAGCAACTCAGTAGTCTAGCCTGAGCCCCTGACCAGACCCACCCACCAGGCTCTTCTATCTTTTCCCTCTTCTGAAGCCGGATATCTCTATAGAGACAGGCAAAGCTAGCTTTAATTTGCTTAATTCCGAGGTTTTAGTTTACAAACTTTTCAGCATCTCTTTTAAACTCCTGGTTTTCTTAAAGGCTGCATCTGGCGATGACTGTGACAACTGACAGCAGTTACTAAACATTGCTGAGAACTAAATAGTCCTAAGAATCTTGTAAAACACAGGACCTATGAAAACATTAAACAAAatgtaagggttaaaaaaaaaacctgctaaaTTCACCTTAAGAACTGGCCAGCTGTACTCTTACATACAACCCATTCTTCAACCAAGTAAACCTGATACTTTCCAACCTCCATAGACTCCCAACATATAACTTTTAACACAACCTCCCAGCCAGCCCATTAAGTTTGCTCTTTCCCTAGGAAACCGATCtggcaatggaaaaaaaaacacttgatgttcttagaatatatatttacCTAAAAGCATAGCAAGTCCTATGGCCTGTAGCTGAGAAAGCAATACAAACGACCTATCACCAGCTAACATGTCCAACATGCGAATAGGCCCCAATTCCAACCTGGACCAACTCAATTTATTGTGTTTGTACCCGTCGATTAAATGTGTTGGCAGATACATCCTTTGAAGAGCTCTTTATCGTACACCCCAAAAGAGCCTCCAGTTcccaggggacaaaggagggggacATCCAAAACAAGTGCCCAGCTGTTTTTCTGAAAAGATGGGTGGCTCTGAAAAGAGCCTTTGGGTGGACTAGTACAAGCAGCAGAAAGTTTACTTGGAGCTGGTGTACTTGGTGACGGCCTTGGTGCCCTCGGACACGGCGTGCTTGGCCAGCTCCCCGGGCAGCAGCAGGCGCACGGCCGTCTGGATCTCGCGGGACGTGATGGTGGAGCGCTTGTTGTAGTGCGCCAGGCGCGACGCCTCGCCCGCGATGCGCTCGAAGATGTCGTTGACGAACGAGTTCATGATGCCCATGGCCTTGGACGAGATGCCCGTGTCGGGGTGCACCTGCTTCAGCACCTTGTACACGTACACCGAGTAGCTCTCCTTGCGGCTGCGCTTGCGCTTCTTGCCGTCCTTCTTCTGCGCCTTGGTCACCGCCTTCTTCGAGCCCTTCTTCGGGGCGGGTGCGGACTTGGCTGGCTCCGGCATGATGATGGTCAGCGATCAGGACACTGAGATGCTGCGATGCCGCCTCGCCGCCTTAAATAGCAGAAGGCATGCAGATGAGGGACGGAGCTGCCCACTCCCGATTGGTCAGTTTCTCCCAGTGACGTCACAGACAATATAATCCAATCGGGCCGCGCTGTCTGTGGAGTCGCGTTGCCATtggtggaaatgaaagttgccaCTCGGCCAATCGCACGGCGTCCCTTTCGCGCCTTGAAAAGGCAGGGaggcaaccaaaaaaaaatttagtaaccTGGACTGACCTGATGGCATTTTTATAGAAAAGTAAATGAACCATTTTCAAGACTACAGGGAAAGAACAGCAGGTTGAAAGTTTGCACATAACTAACCCGGTTTCAATCTCAAAAATCATTGGTACTATTTGGGAAAATTTGTGATGCAGAGGGGTAAGGGATACTTTTATTCTAGAACAAAGGACACTTTGTTGTGCAGGGACAAGCTGCTTTTATTCTAGTATTTTAATGTAACAGGTTCCCCGAGAGAGGGCTCTTCTGGCAATTCAACTTTCCATAGCAGCTTATCCCCAACGGCAAGCCAGAGCGGTTCTACTACAATGTGGAGTCGTGCGGCCTTCTGTGCCCCGAGATCATTGTCCTCTCGTTCCCCTCTTCCCTTTCTGGGCTGAAGAAACAGAATCTGCAGACGCAGCTTAGTCAGGAGATTCAGTGATGTCCTCACCTCACTATAAACTAGGCTGCCCTCCCACCTCCAGCACCAAGAGGCCCGGTCTTCAGGGCCAGCTAGAGAATTTCATGAGGAAGGGTCTGTCCTGCTCACTAAAAGCCATGTCCCTTGTAGCTTGCTGCTCCATTGCCCTGACTTCTACTCATCTCAGGAGGGTTTCTCACAGCTGGACCATCTCTGGTCTTAGGGTTCGACTCTTGTACCCTTCTTCAGTTTGTACCTTGTGAGACCAATTTGAGACCCTGCAAGTATAGTGTTGACCTTATTACACCAACTGTCCTCCAAAAACCGTCTTTCATGCTCTTGTCATTTGGGACTCCACCGAGGCCCAATGGTTTAGTTAGGGGTACCCTAATGAAGGTCTGGCAGAGAAACCCCTCTAGCCCTGTAAATCAGAACTGACCCAGAAACAAGCAATGTGTTAGAAGCTTGGAGAAAGTGGGAGATCTGGATCAGAGTGGAAAAGTTGCAGTGTTTAGCAGTTGTGTTTTTGAAAGTTTTAAAGTTTTGGCAATAAAAAACACAACAGAATCtccaaaaataagaaactgaAGTGACTTCAAGACACCCTAAAATTACGAAGTAGGCACTTGAAACCTATTTCAATCTGGGAGGAAGCGGGGAAGGTTTCTCGAAGCCACTCTCTAATTAGAAATGTTGTTTCTTTTCCACGTTCagagctcaggcattactcttgggaGTAGCCCGCCTTGTCCAGTACTATGGCTCGAGGTCTCCCAGTCCCATTAAGTCCTCAAACCCATTTAACTCCTTGTAAAGCACTATTAAGTAAAAACTCATAACTAGGCTGTCTTTGTCCGACAGTAACCACTAGGAAGTCCCAGGAAAAATCGAACCAGGGTGCCGTGCCTAGAGGATGGAATCTTACCCACAGGCAATTTATAATCTGAAACCTTTAAAAATCCAGAGGAATAGATaattgttgcaaatcagcccctgaagaggttgacggatggaggatgaagcctttcccctccagctcggagcgcGCTTCTACCACCCTGTCCACCCAACAATTTATAGaccttagggtggtacctgatcccaccattcaCTCCAAATAGCTATACAACTGTTCGTTTCAAATACCTTACTGGTAGGTAACAGGTCTTTTCAGTGGCAAAGTGGTGGCTCTGAAAAGAGCCTTTGGAATAAAGGGGACTTAACCTTGCAGCTTATGCCCTCTCGCCCCGGATGCGGCGGGCGAGCTGGATGTCCTTGGGCATGATGGTAACGCGCTTGGCGTGGATGGCGCACAGGTTGGTGTCCTCGAAGAGCCCCACGAGGTAGGCCTCGCAGGCCTCCTGCAGCGCCATGACGGCCGAGCTCTGGAAGCGCAGGTCGGTCTTGAAGTCCTGCGCGATCTCGCGCACCAGGCGCTGGAAGGGCAGCTTGCGGATCAGCAGCTCGGTCGACTTCTGGTAGCGGCGGATCTCGCGCAGCGCCACGGTGCCGGGCCGGTAGCGGTGCGGCTTCTTCACGCCGCCCGTGGCCGGCGCGCTCTTGCGGGCCGCCTTGGTGGCCAGCTGCTTGCGCGGCGCCTTCCCGCCGGTGGACTTGCGGGCTGTCTGCTTGGTACGAGCCATCTCACAAGGGTTGCTTTCAGAACAAGACACTAGAGCTACAGCCCGGGCCTACCTTTATACCCATCATCCACTCCTGATTGGTCGGGACTGTGCAGCCTGAGAGCTCCGATTGGTCGGTGCTGTTCAGCAGGCGAGTTCTGATTGGTCTCTCATCTCGTTTGAGTTGGCGCCATACTTTGATCCCAGTTTCCCTTTCTGTGCGTTCTCCCCCTTCTATTTTTTACAAAAATTGTGGTCCTATGCCACATGAGCTGTTttcaaaaaagcattaaaaaagatTGCACCTCTGCGTGATTAGGGAATCTGATGTGGAATTTGTCTAAGTCTGggcctaaatttttatttaagtattttgcttggattattcctttttcatatgAAGGGGgattatagaaaaatgtatttttctctccATAAAGTTACTTCAAAattgaattgtgtgtgtgtgtgtgtgtgtgtgttatatttGCTTAGTTTTCTGCCACCTACGGTGTGTTCAGTTCTTCGTCTAGGTCTATGCTCAGGGCATTTTGCCAGGCAGGGTTTGGAGGTccctatgggatcctggggatctaAACTTTTTGACAGCTTCACCAGAGAAGCGGTATTCTACCGGATGAATTATCAGTGATACTACAACCGATCTCAGGTTCTTTTAATGACTGTGCCAAGATATGGAattgagttttaaaatataaataggtaggggccggagagaccgCAGCGCCTTGCCtgcagtaggacagtggttcgaatcccggcatcccatagggtctccgagcctgccgggggctatttctgagagtagagccaggagtaacccctgagcgctgccgggtgtgacccccctccaaacaagcaaacaaaatataaaaaggcaTACTGGTACATACATTGGAGACTGGTTTGTCCAGAGCTACTTTGATCACATTATGGTATAGGAATACGCAAAAAGCTGCTTGCCTCAGTAACTGATTTATCAACTAGGATCCTAATATGTAAGTTGCAGTTATCAATCATGGTAATGAGCGCTTAACTACTTCATGTTGTCAGGAATAGTTGTTTCTCAGACTTCAGATTTGTTTCAGGTGTAAAGGAACAACTAGATTAACTAATTAGGAGCAGTTTTAGTACTCAAGACTTTATGGACCTTGCATTTTAGCGGTATGTGGTGTAtggaaaataaagtgaaaaaaaaaaaaaaaaaagtgaaattttgaTGGGATTTGTGTAAAGGGGCGACTTCTTGTAAACCTTAAGCCTCCTAACATTGGGTTTCCAACGTTCTCCCCAGTGTTCAGATCTCTTGCAGAAATTGTGGGTGGCTCTGAAAAGAGCCTTTGGGTTTGGAGCCTTGGAAGCAGAGCGCCCCTAGGCCGGCTTATTTGCCCTTGGCCTTGTGGTGGCTCTCGGTCTTCTTGGGCAGCAGCACGGCCTGGATGTTGGGCAGCACGCCGCCCTGCGCGATGGTCACGCGGCCCAGCAGCTTGTTGAGCTCCTCGTCGTTGCGGATGGCCAGCTGCAGGTGGCGCGGGATGATGCGCGTCTTCTTGTTGTCGCGCGCCGCGTTGCCCGCCAGCTCCAGGATCTCGGCCGTCAGGTACTCGAGCACGGCCGCCAGGTAGACCGGGGCACCGGCGCCGACGCGCTCCGAGTAGTTGCCCTTGCGGAGCAGCCGGTGCACGCGGCCCACGGGGAACTGCAGCCCGGCCCGGGAAGAGCGGGTCTTGGCCTTGGCGCGGGCCTTGCCTCCCTGCTTGCCGCGTCCAGACATGATGAAGTTTCTCTTGAGCaaagcagaaaagattggaagcCGAACAGCAAAGTGCACATTTTATAGTTGCAGTTGGGCGCGAAAAAGCAGCTGAGTCATTGGTTACAGCTGCAGATCCAATCTTAGCGGTGGAACGGCAGGCCTGATAGAATAGTTTTCTGATTGGATAATACTGTAGTGACGTAGAATGGTGTTGTCCAATCAGACGGACGCCTTAACAATCCTTCATTTGCATACCGTTGAGCATAAAAGCTCCGAGCCTGCGTAGAGCtcgccatttttcttttcctgcttCTTAGCTACTCATCGCTACCATGCCTGAACCAGCCAAGTCGGCGCCCGCCCCGAAGAAGGGCTCGAAGAAGGCGGTGACCAAGGCGCAGAAGAAGGACGGCAAGAAGCGCAAGCGCAGCCGCAAGGAGAGCTACTCGGTGTACGTGTACAAGGTGCTGAAGCAGGTGCACCCCGACACGGGCATCTCGTCCAAGGCCATGGGCATCATGAACTCGTTCGTCAACGACATCTTCGAGCGCATCGCGGGCGAGGCGTCGCGCCTGGCGCACTACAACAAGCGCTCCACCATCACGTCCCGCGAGATCCAGACGGCCGTGCGCCTGCTGCTGCCCGGGGAGCTGGCCAAGCACGCCGTGTCCGAGGGCACCAAGGCCGTCACCAAGTACACCAGCTCCAAGTAAACTTTCTGCTGCTTGTACTAGTCCACCCAAAGGCTCTTTTCAGAGCCACCCATCTTTTCAGGAAAACAGCTGGGCACTTGTCTTTAATATTCCGCTCTATCCCTTGGGAACTGGAGGCTCTTTTGGGGTGTACAATAAAGAATCGACCCCTCGTTTCTGTTTGCGTTATAAGTTTTTGCAGTGTAATATGTTTCTTAGGCCTGTTTAACTTCAGGAAATCCTGGTTTTCGGTTTGGTTTCACTTATCCATAATAGTTTTGTCCTCCCCCTGCTTATTTTAACTGGGCAAATCTAAGTGGCATTTTGAAATGTCTGCCCGGGTGTGCAGTTGCCAGACTTGAAAACACAGCATTGTAAAATTGATTTATGGACTCCAGGGAGGTTAGTTAGGCTTTGTCCTACGGGTACTTTCCTAGAGGTAATAAAACTAGGGGAAGGTTCAGTCCCTGGGAAGCTCCTTACAAGGATAAAATGATGTGCCAGGAATCCAGTTGGTTGAGAAGTTTCAGCAGGatgctttgggggtgggggtgggggcatgcAAGCTGTCGCTGGGCTAGGTGGAGGTTGTACGATGAGGTTTAAGTACTTGGGGGAGGAATCTTGGAGTAACCCTTAGAAGGCTCCTTAGTTTAAAAAGAGAAACTGGCCCCAGAGAGACCCAAGTAAGGTGGAGGAAGTaggaattttaagtaaaatgcgGCCTAGTTCGAAGCCAAAGCCCTTGCCCCTTCCCTGCGACTTTCTATACAGACTTAAGCATCATCTGACAATCCATCTTCCCCTTAACTGTAAACTTTTAATTCTGGTTTTACTTTGATAACAAAATACAGAGAAGCCCGGTCcaagctaaaaacaaaaacagtatcaCCTCTTTATTTTCCATTATTGCCACTACTTTTATAGACGTGGGTGTGAATGTCTTGACCCTATCACTTGTACCTTTTCAACTTAGGTAGCTTGGGGAGATTTGAAACTGCAACCAAGCATACCTCTATTAAACTTAGTAATTCCAAATCCACAAATTCACCTGTTAAGCCCTGTTTTTGcgttgagagaagtgaaaaacACACTTTAATGAAAGccttaaaatatgatatgaatttattaaactccAGCCATAAGTTGTTTTTCTCTCCCGTTTCATTTCAACTAATCATAAGTTGTTTTCTCTAACTGCCTGCCTGCATATATTTCTTATCTGCCAAGTTACAAAATCTCCCTGCGGCCTCCCTGCTTCCCGCAGCTTTACGAGCCCGTGTGACCCATCTGCCCTCGAGCTCCTGTATGACCCACCCGTCCTTGAGATTTGAAGATGCTGCCTCCCTGCTTCCCGCTCCTGTGTGGCCCACCCAccctaaaatcttgaaatttgaaatcacCTTTAACTCACAACCCCTGGCGCAGCTCTCCTATGTCAGTgcttattcctgtttcttttaaaattgtgcTTTGATAATAAGAATGAATCAACCTgtctaaattctgtataaaaagagACTGGCTTAAGGTTTCGGGGTCTGTAAACCTCTA from Suncus etruscus isolate mSunEtr1 chromosome 18, mSunEtr1.pri.cur, whole genome shotgun sequence encodes the following:
- the LOC125996133 gene encoding histone H2B type 1-C/E/F/G/I, with product MPEPAKSAPAPKKGSKKAVTKAQKKDGKKRKRSRKESYSVYVYKVLKQVHPDTGISSKAMGIMNSFVNDIFERIAGEASRLAHYNKRSTITSREIQTAVRLLLPGELAKHAVSEGTKAVTKYTSSK
- the LOC125996135 gene encoding histone H2B type 1-C/E/F/G/I — encoded protein: MPEPAKSAPAPKKGSKKAVTKAQKKDGKKRKRSRKESYSVYVYKVLKQVHPDTGISSKAMGIMNSFVNDIFERIAGEASRLAHYNKRSTITSREIQTAVRLLLPGELAKHAVSEGTKAVTKYTSSK
- the LOC125996125 gene encoding histone H2A type 1-B yields the protein MSGRGKQGGKARAKAKTRSSRAGLQFPVGRVHRLLRKGNYSERVGAGAPVYLAAVLEYLTAEILELAGNAARDNKKTRIIPRHLQLAIRNDEELNKLLGRVTIAQGGVLPNIQAVLLPKKTESHHKAKGK